The sequence CAGGTTGAAAGTTAGTTTTGTACAAATCACGAACGATAACTTCTTGTCCCTTTTCTCTTAAACTGGACTCCACCTGATCTAAAATTGCACGATTAAAACTCTCCTGATGTTGATGGGCGAAAACAATTAATTTTTTCAATTAACCCTGCCTCCTTTTAATTTAGTATTCTATTAAAAAAAGAAATTATTCAGTCATATTGACTATTCAAGTTAAACCATGACAATGGTTTCTCAGTGGAAGTATTCCTAACCTTATGAGTAACAAATGTTAAGGATAACACAATTTATAAATATAAAGCACATATGTAAATCAATTAGGACCTAGTTAAGTTAGCTTAGCTAGGTCCTAATGATTATCTTACTTGATTAAACGCTTTAAGCATCCGAAGATAATGGTTAGCTTCCCTTAGGATATGGTCGGCGAGTAGTGGAAGTGCAACAATTTTTATCTTACAGCCTAAAATCCCTTCTACCCCAGAACGTTTGAAGTTCCTGATAGAGGTGGTGGCTCTTATGCTATTCTTAGTTGCTTCAGGTAATTTATTAATGTCTTCACTAAGAGATATTGCCTCAGCAGTTAGTCGATCAAATTCCTTGCCAAACCGATGGGCTTTGTCAAATAACAACTCCTCCGTTGGATCTAACAGACCACGAACAAATTTAGCATGTTCGCCCATGATGCGATTCCAGAATGCTTCTTGCTCTACTGCTTCACGTACTAAGTTGAAAGGCACTTTATTTTGAAGTTTCTGAAGGGTTTTTAGATAGAACTGAGCTTCTCTGTTTATATGATCCAGTAGCAGAGGGTAACTGTGAGAAAAAGCACGACAACTCAGTACATCTTTTAAGAGACTTACTTTGAAATTAGATATAGCTTGGGTTACCACAATTGCATTGTTGTTTAATACAGCGACCTGATCTACTAAGGCCGAGGAATAGGTGGAACTTTCAATACTGCCGATTGTAAGCACGGATGTACTTACATCCCTATCTATCACAATACCCGTGAAAAACTCGGTTGCCTGTTCAGCATTTATTGTATAATCTGTGATAAATTCACCTGAACCAACGGCTTGAAGACCAATGCCGTTTGCTAAGGCTATCGTAGTCCTAAGCAGGTTAGTGGCTTCATTTCTAAGGGCAGTTATTTTATGACTTAGATGAATATCCCTATGCGACAAATCTGCTTCAATAAAGATCAGATGTTCTCTCATAATTCTAAGGAAAAACAGGTTAACTTCAAGCGAAGAACGCACAAAATTGTTGCCAATCATGGTATTGCCTCCAAAATAAAAATATATTATATCTTATTTCACAGTCAATTTTTTGAGTCTGTCTAAAAACTATAGTTTCTTGGAAAACATATTTAATCACTACAAAACTACGATCTCTCCATAAAGGTATGAGCATATTTATACACATAATAAGTAAACAATTAAAAAGCGAGCCAGATAAAAGCCCGCTAATTGTTATTTCGACAATAGCCTTAGATCCATATCTTCCTATATACTTAGTTATATTATAAGAGAAAGATAAAATTAACCTCGCGAAGCAGCTAATTATTAGGGACAGGAAGGGTAGTCTGTCCCTTCATAAGCATGTCTATGCCTATCTTCAATTGTTGTAATTCCTTTATAGCAGTGGATATGTCCACCACTCGGAAGGTGTATGGCTGGCCCAGTTTCACCTTTATAATAATGCACATGACCATTGTCTACGGTGGTTATCCCACGATAGCAATGAACGTGTGTATTCCCTCGTCTAATTCCTAGACTGGAAACACCAATTATTCTATGGGAGTGACCATGATCAAACGTTGTGGGAAAGCAATATTTATGAACATGTAATATATCTGAATTATAATACACTAAAATTTTCCTCCTTTTCTTTTTTTACATATTATGTATGTTAAGGAAGGAATGTGTAATCCCTCCCTCATTCCAAATGTTGATCTGAAAGTTGTGTCCTAATGCCTCACTCAGTTTATAATCCAAAAATAACAATTATGGACATGTTGCATAAGATATATCAGAATCCTAATCTTATAGGATTCCAAATAAGGAGGTGTATAGAAATGTTTATAGGTTTATTTGGATTATTAGGGTTTTTAGCGTTTTTAGTTGCATTGTTGATTTTAGTTTCTCCATGGTTATGGGGTGTAGGAACAAGAATCGCTATACCTGCTGCGAGTTAAAGCCTTTGGCCCAGGTAGTAGCCTGGGCCATTTATTCTCTAATCATTTATTTCCAGAACATCTAAGGACATGCTGAATAGAATAGATTAAGCTACCGTCTCTTCTTATGGGAATCCAATGAGGAGGTGAAATGAATGCTTTCAGGTTTTTTGCGTGTTCTCGTTGCATTGTGGAGAATCATTACTTGGCTGTTTGAATTATCCAGAAAAATTCCTACACCTATAACAGCATAAAGAATTTGCCTAGGCAATTAACGCCTAGGCTCTTTTGTTGGCTCGAATCTGCGCAAAAAATAGCCGCTCACAGGAGTGGCTATCAGCTATATTAAACATTAAGAATAACTAACACTTCATCTGATTTTGTACAAATATTGTTGATACAAGCAACTACATAAACGCGCCCTAGAGTTCCTGGCGGCACCTGCCAAAGAATCTCTGCTACACCTGTAACTGCACTTGGGCAGTCAATACCTATTAGACGTGCGAATTCACAAGTATCTGTACCAGTAGGTTCTAGAAAGAAGAAGGCACGTGAAACAGGTCGATTAAACGTTGCCCGGACTATAACCCTATCTGTAAGCTGAACCGCTCCATCCACTATGGGAAGCTGTTGGCCTGTTTCTGTCAAGAATCGCAGAGTTAGGACTTTCAATTGACTATCCGGCTGAAGTATAGTCGGAATACAAATTACCTGTCCAAGAAAGATAAGATTTGGATTAACTATTTGTGGATTTGCATCTCGAATCTGCTGGACTGTTACATTGAATCGACGAGCGATAAAATAGAGAGTATCTCCTGCTTGAACAGTGTATCGCATACCTTGACAACTGCCCGGACACGGGACTTCCTCACGGCTAGCAGAAACTATCATACTATTGTCAAATTTATGATCCGTCATCATAGTGCCTCCTCGCATATGTTGTAATTCAGCATATGCAGAGGAATAACAATGTGGAAATTACATTTTTACACCCTATTACGTGTAGGGTAAATGGATAAACCATTTTTAGGGGCTGTAACTGTAACTTATCTAACCGATCCTCTAGTTTATCCAATTTTATTTACAAATTGTCTCACATTTACCATATTATTCATAATATAATGTATCTCTTAAAAAAGGAGGGAACGCTCATGGCATTCGGTGGCGGAACAACTTTCGGTACAGGGCATGGCCTTGGCGCAGGTATTGCTGCGGTTGTCGTCATTATTCTCTTGCTCATCGCAATGGGAATTGTATTCTAATTGAAAGGAGGAAATAATATGTACGGAATGGGTTATGGCGGTGCTTGTGGCGGATCCGGCGGGGCAAACTATGTCGGTGCCGGAATCATTGCAATTGCTATTTTGATTCTTATTGCTTTGGCTGTAATTTTCTAATTCCCATTTACAAGCAAGACAGATTTATTCGAAATGGAAGAACAAAATTTTCGGGAGAGCTTTATAGCTCTCCTTTTTTTACTAGCCAATTATTTATCTCATTTTCATTCTCGAGAACCAAATTTTATTAACCTGAGGTCCTGTCAGTTTAATCTGAGAGACATCAAAGCAATTCGTGGTTACAGATGAGCCTGAAAACTTTTGCAGAAGATCACTCATCCAGCATTTCTTTGGCCTTTTGTGGATCGCCGCAGGATTTTTCGATTATTTCACGGACTTTATCATAACCTAAAAAGGGTGTATAGGCGGCTGTAAAAGCGTAGGATAATTCAAGCAACTCCCTGCATCTCTCTGGATTTGGTTTAATTTGCTCAATACACTTAGTTCGAAACAGCTCAGCAGCATTCAGTAAAAGGCCCATGCTTTCCAGCAGAGAATCGGCAATCAGAGGCAAAAAAGCGTTAAGTTCAAACTCTCCGTGGGCGGCGGCGGTTGAGATGGCTACGTCGTTAGCCATCACTCTCATGGAAACTTGCATCACCATTTCAGGAATAACGGGATTAACTTTACCGGGCATGATGGTACTACCCATTTGCAGCGGCATCAAGGTTATTTCCGAGATTCCTCCCTTAGGGCCTGAATTCATAAGACGCAAATCATTGGATATTTTCATCAGATTCACAGCCAGGGCTTTCAGTAACCCCGACACTTCAACGAATACATCATTGTTCTGAGTGATATCCATAGGATACTCGGCAGTGGCCAGACCTATCCCGGTTAATTCTCTGAGTACTTCAATGACTCTGAATCGATACTTTCTTTCAGCATTGTTTCCGATACCAACCGCTGTTCCACCGATGTTTACTTGCCGCAACCTTTCTTCAACTTTATACAGTCGCCAGCGATCCCTGGCAACAGCCTGGGCATAGGAACCGAATTCCTGTCCCAAGGTAATAGGCACAGCATCCATCAGCTCCGTTCTGCCAAGCTTCAAAATGCTGTCGAATTCATTCTCCTTTGTTTGCAGTGCTTGCTGAAGTTGGGCACAGGCTTCGCTTAGCTTTCTCAACATCTGAATGGCGGCAATGCGCAGAGCCGTTGGGTAGACATCGTTTGTAGACTGTCCGCGGTTCACATCGTCTAAGGGATGAACAATATGGTAACTTCCTTTTTTGAATCCCAGCTTCAAAAGTGTAAGATTAGCAATCACTTCATTAACATTCATATTCGTTGAGGTTCCGGCCCCACCCTGGAGGGCTTCGGTTACGAAGGCATCATCCAGTTTTCCCTGCAGAATCATATCGCAAACTTGAGAAATCTCAGCATAAACTCCATCCTTGCCCACACCAAGCTTCTGGTAGGTCATGGCAGCAGCTTTCTTGATGGTGACAAGAGCATAAATCAACTGTAAACTTGTTTTTTTATGCTGAAGTTTAAAATTATCCATTGCTCGGGCGGTTTGGATACC comes from Desulfosporosinus meridiei DSM 13257 and encodes:
- a CDS encoding DUF2935 domain-containing protein, with amino-acid sequence MIGNNFVRSSLEVNLFFLRIMREHLIFIEADLSHRDIHLSHKITALRNEATNLLRTTIALANGIGLQAVGSGEFITDYTINAEQATEFFTGIVIDRDVSTSVLTIGSIESSTYSSALVDQVAVLNNNAIVVTQAISNFKVSLLKDVLSCRAFSHSYPLLLDHINREAQFYLKTLQKLQNKVPFNLVREAVEQEAFWNRIMGEHAKFVRGLLDPTEELLFDKAHRFGKEFDRLTAEAISLSEDINKLPEATKNSIRATTSIRNFKRSGVEGILGCKIKIVALPLLADHILREANHYLRMLKAFNQVR
- a CDS encoding YmaF family protein; protein product: MYYNSDILHVHKYCFPTTFDHGHSHRIIGVSSLGIRRGNTHVHCYRGITTVDNGHVHYYKGETGPAIHLPSGGHIHCYKGITTIEDRHRHAYEGTDYPSCP
- a CDS encoding LysM peptidoglycan-binding domain-containing protein, giving the protein MMTDHKFDNSMIVSASREEVPCPGSCQGMRYTVQAGDTLYFIARRFNVTVQQIRDANPQIVNPNLIFLGQVICIPTILQPDSQLKVLTLRFLTETGQQLPIVDGAVQLTDRVIVRATFNRPVSRAFFFLEPTGTDTCEFARLIGIDCPSAVTGVAEILWQVPPGTLGRVYVVACINNICTKSDEVLVILNV
- a CDS encoding aspartate ammonia-lyase, whose amino-acid sequence is MRSERDKIGEILLEDEKLYGIQTARAMDNFKLQHKKTSLQLIYALVTIKKAAAMTYQKLGVGKDGVYAEISQVCDMILQGKLDDAFVTEALQGGAGTSTNMNVNEVIANLTLLKLGFKKGSYHIVHPLDDVNRGQSTNDVYPTALRIAAIQMLRKLSEACAQLQQALQTKENEFDSILKLGRTELMDAVPITLGQEFGSYAQAVARDRWRLYKVEERLRQVNIGGTAVGIGNNAERKYRFRVIEVLRELTGIGLATAEYPMDITQNNDVFVEVSGLLKALAVNLMKISNDLRLMNSGPKGGISEITLMPLQMGSTIMPGKVNPVIPEMVMQVSMRVMANDVAISTAAAHGEFELNAFLPLIADSLLESMGLLLNAAELFRTKCIEQIKPNPERCRELLELSYAFTAAYTPFLGYDKVREIIEKSCGDPQKAKEMLDE